CGCCGCCGCCGGGACCGCCGGCCGGGCAGGCGCCACCCGCTCCGCCTGCACGACCCGGGCCGTCGCGGCCGGCTGCGCCGGCCGGCGAGAAGAGCAAGATCGTGGCCGGTGTCCTCGGCATACTGCTTGGCGGCCTGGGCGTGCACAAGTTCTACCTCGGCTACACGACCGAGGGGCTCATCATGGCGGTCGTCTGGCTCCTCGGGTGGCTGACGGCGGGCCTCGTGTCCTTCGCGGTGAGCATCGTCGGCCTGATAGAAGGCATCATCTACCTCACCAAGACCGACCAGGACTTCCACGATACGTACGTCGCGAACAAGAAGGCGTGGTTCTAGGGGAGCGGCCTCCGCGGCGAGGCGTGTCCGGAGCTGAGCGCGGCCGGTGCCCCCCGTTCGGCCCCCGGATATTGACTCCCCCTATACGGCAGGGGGTAGAATCCGCATATCGGTCATGCACGTAGAGATACAGCAGCACTCGTAGCAGCAGTCGTAGCAGTTGGAGGGGATGACATGACCGTCGCCCAGGCGCGCAAGCGCTATCCTCTGGTGCCCACGGAGATCATCAAGTGGGCCATCGAGAACATCAACGACCCCGGCGACCTCGAGCGCGGCCTGTCGCGCCTGGAACAGGCCAAGCGGATCCAGGTCAAGTACGGCGTGTAGGCACCCCGACGGGCCGGTGTGCCCAGCGCCGGCCCGCCCCTGAGCATCCCGCCGTACGCAGCGAATCCGTTCGCGCGAGGCGGGAGAGAAGAAGAGCCCGGCCGTCAGCAGCAGCGGCCGGGCTCTTCCTGCTCGTAGATGGAGGCGACGCCCGGATTCGAACCGGGGATAAGGGCTTTGCAGGCCCCTGCCTTGCCACTTGGCCACGTCGCCGTGCTGCTCGGTTATCAACGGAGAAGGCTGGCGGAGGCCGAGGCCCGTCACCAACCTCCTCGTCGCTTTGCGATGGAGCGGACGACGGGATTCGAACCCGCGACCCTCACCTTGGCAAGGTGATGCTCTACCAGCTGAGCCACGTCCGCGCAGGACGGTAGTCTATCAAGCGCCGGGAAGGCGTGCAAGGACGCTCCGAGGGGGGTTCGAGCGGCTCGCGAGGGGTGCGAGGGAGGGTGGGGGGAGGGTCTGGCGCGGGTCGGCAGACCTGCTACAATAGCGTCCGCTGCCCCTCGGGGCGGCACCGTACGGGCGCTTAGCTCAGGGGGAGAGCACTTCCTTGACGCGGAAGGGGTCAGAGGTTCAAATCCTCTAGCGCCCACCACGACATCGCCGGAAGGCCCCGGGGCCCCAAGCCCCGAGGCCTTCTTCGCTCTCGGCTGAGGTCGCCGCGCGCCTACCGCTCGAGCTTCTGTGCCTTCGGGAGGTTCCCGACGACGCGGAAGGCGGTCGGGGCCGATACGGCTGTGTTGCCCGCGGCATCCGTGGCCGAGACCGTCACCGTGTGGTAGCCCGCCGGCAGCAGTGCCGCCGCGGTCGCGATCGCCGTCTCCGAGGGCGAGTCGAACGCTCCGTCCTCGGCGAGCATCGGCTGCCATGCGCCGTCGTCGACCCGATAGGACATCGAGGCGATGGCGGAATCGCCGAGAGCGGTGTCGTCGGCTGTGGCACGGACGGTGAGATCCCGCCCCGCCTTCACCTTCGCCGGTTCGACCTCCGGCGCCGACACGGCCGGCGCTTCGTCATCGACCGACGGGGCGACCGGCAGGCTGACCAGGGCGCCGAACAGCCCGCTCGTGCTCGCGGCGCCGACTTCGCCGCAGTTGACGGCGGCGCTGGCCTGGTCGACGACGGCGACCTGCAGGAGCCTCCCCGTGGGGTCCGCCCCTCCGACCGCCGCGCGCCAGGTCACGGAAGGCGTGGCGGCGCCCTCGACGATCGCCGCCCGCATCCACTCCTCGGCGCCGTCGAGCTTCACGAACACCGCGACGACGTTGGAGACGTACGGCGCGCGCAGATCGCTGGCGGTGCCGGAGACGCTGTAGCCCGAAGGGGTCTGCGCGACCTCGTCGATCGTCACCTCCACCGGCTGCACCGCCTCCGCAGCATGCGCCCGGGGCAGCAGGGGCGCTCCGCCCATCGCGCTCGCCGAGCCCCCGATGATCGAGACCGTCCAGTCGCCCCAGTTCGTGACGTACTCCTTAGGCGGGTCGAACGCCGCGTCGATCGCGACGCCGAACGGCTGGGTCCCCACGTCGAGGAGCGACACGGACAGCGAGCCGTCGATGATCGCGAGCTGGTTGGATGTGTAGCAGGTCACGAACGCCTTGCCGGTGACCGCGTCGAGGGCCACCTGCCACGGGCCTGCCCCCACCGCCAGCGTCTCGACGACGCCGTTGGTGGCGGTATCTATCACGCTCACGCTGTCCGAGGAGTGGTTGGCGACGAACACTCGTCCCGCCGAGGGGTCCACGGCCAGGCCGACCGGACGCTGCCCGACGGACACGTTCGCCACCACGCTGTCGGAGTCGTCGATCACCGACACCGTGTGGGCGGCCTCGTTCGTGACGTACGCGGTACCGGTCGACGGGTGCACCGCGATGTTCTTCGGCGCCTCGCCGGTGGCGACCGTGGCGACCACCTCATCCGTCTTCCCGTCGATGACCGTGACGCTGTCGCCCAAGCGGTTGGCGACGTAGACGCGCTCGCGCTCGGCGCTCGCGAAGACCGCGAGCGCGCGCGGTCGCTGACCGACAGGGATCTCCTTGACGAGCTCGCCGGTCGCCGCGTCGTGCACGCCCACGGTGTCCGCGCCGTAGTTCGCGACGTAGAGCTTCGCCGGGCTGCTCGAGGGGTTGAGGGCGAGCGCACGGGGACCGGACGCATGCACGCCCGCCAGGTCTACGGTCTTGGTGACGGTGAGGGATGCCTCATCGATGATGGCGAGCTTGTCCGACCAGAAGTTCGCCACGTAGGCCGTCGGGGAGGCCGCCAGGAAGTCGACCAGGATCGCGTTGGGCACCGCGAGGAAGGTCATGGGCATCGGGATCGTCGCTACCACGCTCTGCGACACGCCGTCGATCACCGAGACCGAGTCCCCGTAGTAGTTGGCGACGTAGGCCTTGTGCGTCATCGGATTGGTCGCCACCGCCGTCGGGTTGATCCCCACGGGCACGGTCGCCACTACGGATTCCGCGCCGAGGACGGCGGGGGACACGGCCACGATCGCGGCGATGACGAGCGATCCGAGGAGCGCTCGTCCGAGGCGGCTGCATCTCATGACGTTCTCCTCCTTCCCGGAGGCCTCGTTCGTGGCCTTCCAGGAACAGCCACCTTCATGATACTCCCCGTCGGGAAGCCCTTCCGTGCGTCCGGACACTGCCGGTGCGAGTGGTGCTGAACCCCGGGCAACGCTCCTGAGCCTTCCGCATCGTGCGATGATGGTGCCGGTTGGACCTGTCCTTCAGGAAGAGAGCGTATGACTGCCCGCATCATCGAGGCGCACTCGGGCCCGGCTCTGCACGCCGTGCGGGCGCTGTTCACGGAGTACGCGGACTGGCTCGGCTTCTCGCTTGACTTCCAGGGGTTCGAGGACGAACTCGCCCGCCTTCCCGGCGAGTACCGGCCTCCTCGCGGCCGGCTCCTCCTCGCGAGAGCCGATGGGAGCGGCGTCGGCTGTGTCGCCCTGCGGCCCCTGGAAGACCGTTCGTGCGAGATGAAGCGCCTCTACGTGGCGCCTTCGGCGCGCGGCCGGGGGATCGGACGACTGCTCGTCCAGCGCGTCGTCTCCCTGGCCGAGGAGATCGGCTACGACCATATGATGCTCGACACGCTGTCCGCGCGCATGCCCGCGGCGATCGCTCTGTACGAGTCCGTCGGGTTCGAGCGCGTCGCGGCGTATCGGCACAACCCGTTCGAGGACGCCGTCTACCTGCGCCTTCGACTGACATGAGCGCCGCGTGTCCGGGGCTCCGGCCCATCGGTCGGCAGGCGGCCCCTTCCCTTGGCAAGATACGACTGGCGTATTCCTCCAATCGGAGGTGCGCAGCGGAGCGGAGCGAAGCCGCGCGCCGGGGCCCTGAGGTCCTCGGTGCGCACGGGCCTGGCACGGCCCGCATCCCTTCGAAGGGGGTGGATGCAATGACCGAGCACGCGGGCCGGCGCCCCGTGCAGGGGGAGGTTTGACCATGCGATCCCGTACAACGCGGGCGCGAGCCTTGGCCAAGCGGAGACTGCTGTGCGTGCTGATGGCGTCGATGTTCGTCCTCGCCGCACCGCAGACGGCGCTCGCACGTAGCGTCGAGAAGAAGGACTCCGAGGTGACCCACTCCGGGCGTCCGCCCGACAAGGCCGATCCGTCCTCGGCGAAGGCCGGCGGCGGCTCGGGGGGCGGCAAGGACGGATCGAAGTCGGGATCCGCCGACGAGGCCAAGGGGCGGGCGACCGAAGAGGAGCGCGACGAGAGCCAGGGCAAGTCCCTGGAGGCCAGGGGCAGGGCCGGCGACCGCGGCGTCGCGAGCCGGAAGGACGCGGACGCGAGCAGGAAGCAAGGCAAGACCGACAAGACCGGCAGAGAGGACGAACACGGCGACAGGGCAGGGACCTAGGGGACGGACACAGACCCGGAGAAGGCCGGCGCCGAGGGCGTGATGACGCTCACGGCCTTCCTGAACCCGTCGCATACAGGAACGGACAGCAGGGACCATATCGACGGCGAGTGCGACGAGGTGCTCTGGCACTTCGTCCTCAATGGCCTCGACAAGGGCGCGGACGCGGCGACGCTGCACGTGACCTTCGAGAACGCCGGCGACGTCGAGGTCACGGCAGGCAAGGTCAACTTGAGGATGCAGCACTTCTACGTGACGACACGCGGGCACGACGTGCTGACGGCCGCGAGTGCGGTCGTGGTGACGAGCGCCTACAACAGGCTGAACCTGAGCCACGTCGAGTGCGTGGGCGAAGTCGAGGAGCCCGAGCCCGAGGTCGACCTGGTGATAGGCAAACAGGCGTCCGTGGACCTGGCCGGGCCGGAGGACCTGATCAGCTTCACCCTGACGTACTTCAACGAGGGCACTGGACCGGCGAGCGACTTCACGATCGTGGACGACTTCGTCGAGACGATGTTGCGGGTCGTCGACCCCGGGGGCGGTACGGTCGAGAACGGCCGGATCGTGTGGGAGATAGCCGGCCCGCTCTCCCCGTCGGACGGAGTGCAGAGCATCACGTACGTCGTGGAGGTGTTGGCGGACGTGCCCTTCGGCGACACGGAGGTGTGCAACGTCGCCGTGATCTCGCATCCCGACGACGTGGACCCCTGCGACAATGAGGCGCGTGCATGCGTGACGGTCCGCAACCCGTTCCTGCCGTTCCCGCCGGAGCCGACGCCTACGCCGACGCCGGAGCCCACCGAGCCGGAGCCTTTCGCGCCGTTCACGCCGGAGCCGACGCCCACGCCGACGGCCGTGGAGCGCGCTCTGCCGTTCACCGGAGGGGATCTCGCAACGCTGCTCATCGCGGCGATGGCGTGCGGCACGTCCGGCATCACGCTCAAACGCAAGAGGCGCCGCAAGCTGCGCTGATCGCGCGCTCGCGAGAGGCCCCGGGGGTCGTCGCCGGGGCCTCTTCCCTGTGGTGACCCGCGAAGGCGCGATCGGGGGCGAAGGCGGGCGGCGGGAGGGAGGGGCGTACCGGCGGCTGCAGGCTGGGCCGAGGACTACGCCGGGGAAAGGCGCCCCGCCTCGTCGGCCGCGCCCGGCGGTACGACGAGGGTCGCCGCCGCGGGCAGCACGACGGCGTCCAGTGGCGTGGTCGCCCGGATCGCCTCGCCGTCGTACTGGACGGGCAGCGGGGGGTCGGCGGTCACGCGCATTCGCCTGGCTGCGTGGATCTCGAAGCTCGGCGACCGGTCCGGATGGTTTCCGGCGAGGCGGTCGAGCAGCGCCCCCCAGATCGCCGGAATGAGCCCTACCGCCGTCTTGGTGTGCAGCACGACTACCTCGAACAGCCCATCCTGGGCGTCGCTGTCGTGGGTGACGGCGAGGTCGAACTGGATGCGCGCGAAGTTGAGGATGAGCACCGCGATCCCCTCGGTCTCGATCACGCGGCCGTCCAGGTCCAGGGTGAACGCCGAAACGGTGGGCGTCAGGTTCTGCAGCGCCGCGACCAGGTACGCTCCGGCGCCGAGGCCGGCCTTGAGGCTGCGTGCGCCCTCCATGATCGATGCGTCGAAGCCCGCGCCCGCGGCCATGAGGAAGCCGGTGGGGCGGCACACGCCGCCCTCCAGCCCCGCGCACGCCATCTCGCCCATGTCGACCTTCACGACCGGTCCCTCCAGCGTCGTCCTGGCCAGGGCCAAGGGGTCCGCCGGCATGCGCAGGTTCATCGCCACGAGGTTGGCCGTGCCCGCGGGATAGATGACGAGAGGGGTGCCGGTCTCGCGCAGCTCGTAGGCCACGGCCGAGACCGTCCCGTCGCCTCCTCCCGCGACGATGCGGTCGAAACGGCCGGCGTCGGCGAGCAGGGTGCCGGCGCCGTCGTCCTCGGAGAGGAAGCGCATGACGACCTCGACGCCCTGCCGTCCCAGTGCGTGCACGTAGTCGTAGATGCCCGCGCTGCCGGGGCCGGCGCGCAGGTTCTGAACGACGAGGATGCGCAACGGCTGCCTTCCGTGTCGATCGGGTCCGCTCGCCCGATAGGCCGTCCCGACCGTTACACTGCGTCTGGTGGGACTTCGCTACATGATATGCCATGCCGCGCGCTCCAGCCGGAGCGGGCGAAGCGGGAGGTGTCCTTGTACGTAACGGACGTCGGAGGATTGCGCGAGCTGGTGGAGCGCGTCAGGCCCGCCGGCATCGTCGGGTTCGATACGGAGTTCCTTCGCGAGCGCACCTACTACGCGCGCCTGTGCCTCGTGCAGGTGGCGACCGACGACGTCACCGCGATCGTGGACCCGCTCGCCCTCGACGACCTCGCGCCGCTCCTGGAGGTGCTCGCCGACCCCGATGTGCTCAAGGTGGTCCACGCCGGTTCGCAGGACGTGGAGATCTTCTACCACCAGGCGGGCGTGGTCCCGGCGCCGCTGTTCGACACCCAGCTCGCCGCGACGCTGGCCGGCTTCCCCTCTCAGGTGGGGTACAGCAACATCGTCAAGGAGCTCCTAAGCGCGGAGTTGCACAAGACCGAGACCTTCACCGACTGGTCGCGCCGTCCGCTCTCCGCCGAGCAGGTGGCCTACGCGCTGGACGATGTGCGGTATCTGCCCGACGTCTACAGGCGGCTTCGCGAGCGGCTGGAGCGCGAGGGGCGGCTGGGTTGGCTCGAACCCCAGCTGAAGCACCTCGCGGACCCTGCCAGCTACGAGGTTCGCCCCGAGGAGCAGTACCGGCGCATCAAGCGCCTGGGCGCGCTCAAGCCGCGCCAGCTAGGCGTTCTGCTGAAGCTCGCGGCGTGGCGCGAGCGCGAGGCGATGCGCCGCGACGTGCCGCGGCGATGGGTCCTGGGCGACGACGCGCTGTACGAGATCGCCCGAAGGGCGCCCGTCGACGAGCGCCAGCTCGCCTCGATCCGCGGGGTGGGCGACAAGGCCGCGCGCGAGGCGAGGCGCGGGCTCCTCGACGCCGTGAGGCAGGGCCTGGCCATGCCCGAGGACGAGCTGCCGCGCGTGAAGCGCAGGGGGCGGCCGCTTCGCGACGTCGAGGGAGCCGTCGACCTGATGGCGGCGCTCGTGCGGCTGCGCGCCAGGGAGCGCTCGGTCGCGCTGCCGCAGCTTGCCACGCGCAAGGAGCTCGAGTTGCTGGCACAGGGCGAGGGCGAGGCCAGCGGATTGCTGGCGGGATGGAAGCGGGAGATGATCGGCGAGGAGCTCGTCGACCTGCTGGAGGGACGGCTGCGACTCGCGGTGCGCGACGGGGCGCTGGTCGTCGAGCGGCTCGAACGCGGGGCGGACGCAGGGTAGGGCGGACCTGCCCGCTCCGTCCTCGGGAGCGCTCGGGTACGTACTCCTGCAGGAGGCATCTGGCAGCGCGTTTGCTCGGATACGGGCCGGAGAGAGAGTAATCGGGCCGTGACGCCGTCGGCGCAGGCGGCCTTCACGTAGGGAGCGGGCATGTTCATCTTCGACTCGTCGTATCTGCTCATCATCATCGCGGCCATGGTGCTGGGAGGCCTCACGCAGGCCTTCATCAACTCGTCGTACCGGCGATTCAGCCGCGTTCCGGTGGCCACGGGCCAGACCGGCGCGGAGGTGGCGCGCGAGATGCTCGACGGGGCGGGTCTGCACCACGTCGGCATCGAGATGGTGCCCGGCAGGCTGACCGACCACTACGACCCGCGCTCCAAGGTGCTGCGGCTCTCGCGCGACGTGTACATGGGGCGGAGCGTCGCGGCCGCGGGCGTGGCTTCCCACGAGGCCGGACATGCGGTTCAGCACGCGCACGCGTTCGCGGCGGCCTCGCTGCGTCAGGCGCTGGTCCCGACGGCGCAGCTGGGGTCGACCGTGGCGCCGTGGCTGATCTTCGGCGGCTTCTTCATGCGCGCCGGCGGGTTGATCACGATCGGCGTGGCGCTGTTCGCCGCCGCGGTGTTGTTCCAGCTCGTGACGTTGCCGGTCGAGTTCGACGCCTCGCGGCGTGCGATGGCTTCGCTGGCCACCGGCAACCGTCTGCCCGGCGAGCAGGTCTCCGGAGCGCGCAGGGTGCTCACCGCCGCGGCGCTCACCTACGTGGCCGCGGCGCTCATCGCCGTGATGCAGCTGGTGTACTTCCTGGGCCTGTCCCGACGCAGCTGAGGCGCCTTCAGGCGCGCTCCACGGGTGCCGGTCGCCGAGCGCGAGAGGACGCCGCCGGCGGGCGGCGCCGTCGGACAGGCTGGTAGACTGAACACGTGCCCGGTCGAGGAGAGGCGAGCATGGCCGATACGCGCGCGCTGACCGTATCCGAGGCGATGGGGCTGGCGAAGCGCGCTCTGGAGGGCGTCCGGGTGAGGGTGCTCGGCGAGGTGTCGGAGCTGGCCGACAAGCCGGGGTACAAGGCGGTCTACTTCACCGTCGCCGACGGGGGCGCCTGTATGCCGTGCCTGATGTGGCGGGACGCCTACGAGAGGTCGGGCGTGCGGCTGCGCCTCGGCGAGATGGTGCAGGTCGCCGGAGCGTTCACCGCCTACGCACCGAAGGGCCGGATGCAGTTCCAGGTCTCCGCGCTGGAGCCCGCGGGGGAGGGCGTCCTCCGGATGCGGGTCGCGCAGCTCGCGCGCGAGCTGGAGTCGCAGGGGCTGATGCGCCCGGAGCGCAAGCGGCCGCTTCCGGCGCACGCGAGCAGGATCGGGGTGGTGACCTCCCCGCGCGGCAAGGCCGTTCACGATGTCATCCGTACTCTGCGGCGTCGCTATCCGGTCGCGGAGGTCCTGCTGGCGGGCGTGGCGGTCGAGGGACCCGACGCGGCCGTGTCGATCGTCGAGGGGCTGCGCGTCGTCGCTGCGGCAGGTGCCGAGGTCGTGGTGCTTGGGCGCGGCGGCGGCAGCTACGAGGACCTCATGCCGTTCAACGCGGAGGCCGTGGCCCGCGCGGTCGCGGCTTGCCCCGTGCCGGTCGTCACCGGCATCGGGCACGAGCCCGACACCACGATCGCGGACATGGTGGCCGACGTCCGCGCCTCGACCCCTACCGCCGCCGCCGAGGCGGCCGCTCCATCCGGCGAGGAGATCGGGCGCGGCATGGCGCACCTCTCCCGAAGGCTCGGACGCGGGCTGGAGCGCCGCTTGTCCGACGCCTCGCACGCCGTGCGCCTGCTGGTCCGGCGGCCGGTGTTCGTGGACCCCGCCGTGGCGCTGGCGCGGCAGGCGCAATCGCTGGACGCGGCGGCGGACGCGCTGTCCGCGGCACTGCCGCTGCGCCTCGCCCGCGACACGGAGCGCCTGCAGCGGGCGAGGGAGCGGCTCGCGGTCTCGGGCCGTCGGGCGGTGGAGCGCGCCGCCGACCGTGCCGCGGTCACGGCCGCGAGGCTGAACGACCTCTCGCCGCTGGCCATCCTCGGGAGGGGCTACGCTCTGTGCTACAGGGCCGACGGCCGCACCGTGCTGCGGTCCTCGGCGGAGGTCGGCGCCGGAGAGCGTGTGCGGGTCAGACTCGCCGAGGGCGTCTTGGGTTGCGTCGTCGAGGGTTCGGAGGAGTAGGTGGAGGAGAGGACGCTGCCGGCGCCGGAGGAGATGCCCTTCGGGGCCGCGCTGGACGAACTGGAGCGCATCGTGAGCGCTCTGGAGTGCGGCGAACTGGACCTGGAGGAGAGCATGCGCCGCTACGAGCGGGGCGTGGCGCTGCTGCGGGCCCTGCAGACACGGCTGGCGGACGCGCAGCAGCGCGTCACCACCCTCATCGGAGAGCTGGAGCCCGAGGATGCCGCGGAGGCCGATCGAGCAGAGTGAGGCGCCGGACCCGGCTGCCCTCACCGAGAGGCGCATCCGCCTGAGCCTGCTGCTCGGAGCGGGTGCCGTGGCGCTCGCGCTGACGGCGACGTTCGTCTTGTTCCAGTGGCGCACCGAACAGCTCCTGCGCGGCGCCGTCCCGCTGTCTCCCCTCGAGGTCGAGCAGGCGGTCGCGAGCGGTCGGCGTCTGACGGCCCTGGCGCTCGCCGGCTCGCTGGTGACGCTGCTGTTCGTGCTCTATCTCATCATCACGCGCTTGCTCGAGGCCGTGCTGCGTGCGGAGCGCCGACTGGTCCAGCTCGCCACGCACGACGCGCTGACCGGTCTTGTCAACCGCAGGGTCGCGCTGCAGCGTCTGCACGAGGAGCTCTTGCGTTCGGATCGAGAGCGCCGGTCGCTGGCGGTGCTGATGGTGGACCTCGACCGTTTCAAGGACGTGAACGACTCACTCGGCCACGCCGTGGGCGATGCGACGCTGGTGGCCGCGGGCTACGCTCTCAGCTCCGAGGCGCGCGAGTACGACGTGGTCGCTCGGCTCGGCGGCGAGGAGTTCCTCGTGCTCCTTCCGGGTACCGACTCCCAGGTCGCCCGCGGCGTCGCCGAACGCATGCGGCGCCGCGTGGCGGAGATGACTTCGGCCGCGGTTCCGGAGCTGGCCGAGGCGGTGACCGCGAGTGTGGGAGTCGCAGTGCACGTCCCTGGGGACACCGAGGAGGCCGACGGGGTGCTCGCACGCGCCGACCGCGCGATGTACGCGGCCAAGCGGCGCGGGCGCGATTGCGTGATGGTAGCCTGATCGGGTCACGGAGCCGACACGGAGGAGGCGTATATGGAGGGGTGCGTGTTCTGCATGATCGTCGGAGGCGAGATCCCCTCGCGGAAGGTGTACGAGGACGATCGGGTCTACGCGTTCGACGACATAACGCCTCAGGCGCCCATCCACGTCCTCATCGTCCCCAAAGAGCATCACTCCGACCTCGCCGACGACGTCTCCGTGGAACTGATGGGCCGCATCTTCTCCTCAGTGCCGGAGATCGCCCGGATCAAAGGCCTTGATGACGCGGGTTATCGCGTGGTGGTCAACAACGGCGAGGATGCCGGCCAGACCGTCGGCCACCTGCACGTGCACGTCCTCGGCGGCCGCCGCATGTCGCACGGGATGGTGGAGTTCGCGGGCGAGTGACGCTCGCGCCCGAGCGCGACCACGTCGCGGCGTCGCGCGGCCTGTCGACGCGGTCGTTGCTTCCGACAGCGCGGGCGTGCGAAGGCCCCGGTCTTCGGACCGGGGCCTTCCCATTCCTTCCCTTGTACCCCTGAGCACTCGGGCTGCGTACGGCTTGGCCTCAGAAGCCGTACCTCATCGCGATGCCGGTCGTCGATGGGCCCTGTTCGTTGCCGCCCGGATTCCCCGTGGCGACGGTGTAGGGAAGGGAAACTTCCTGTCTGTCAGGTACCGTAGCGCAGCCGGGAGGGGCATTGCAACGGTTGTTACAAGAGAAAAATTTCTCAATCTCCACGACCTCCTCACAGCCTCACCATCGGTCCGCGGGGGCCGCTCGACCACTCGTGCTCCCGCGACCGCCGCGGGCCGCGCTCGCCGGCAGGGCGCCGGCGGCGCTCCCCAGCCCGCCGCCGCCCGCGCTCCGGGGTGCGCCGTCCACCGAGGAGCGCGCGCCGTCCACCCGTTCGCCCCTGGTCAAGCCGCCGATCGCGGATACACATCCAGTAGAATCGCTGTGCCGGGGGGTTCGCGACGACCGGCAGCGGGGCGATCCTGCCCGCACCGCACGCTGGAGCCGGCCCGAGGCCGCCGGAGGCGCCTCTGGAGCGGGCGGTACCGTCCGTAGCCGTCGCCGAAGGGAGAAGGCAGACATGGCCGAGGGATCCAAGTCGATTCAGTCCATGATGAAGGAGTTGCGGGTCGTCGACCCGCCGGACTGGGTCAAGGACAGAGCCTACGTCGGGTCGATGGACGAGTACGAGTCCCTGTACGCGCGC
The sequence above is a segment of the Coriobacteriia bacterium genome. Coding sequences within it:
- the xseA gene encoding exodeoxyribonuclease VII large subunit, whose product is MADTRALTVSEAMGLAKRALEGVRVRVLGEVSELADKPGYKAVYFTVADGGACMPCLMWRDAYERSGVRLRLGEMVQVAGAFTAYAPKGRMQFQVSALEPAGEGVLRMRVAQLARELESQGLMRPERKRPLPAHASRIGVVTSPRGKAVHDVIRTLRRRYPVAEVLLAGVAVEGPDAAVSIVEGLRVVAAAGAEVVVLGRGGGSYEDLMPFNAEAVARAVAACPVPVVTGIGHEPDTTIADMVADVRASTPTAAAEAAAPSGEEIGRGMAHLSRRLGRGLERRLSDASHAVRLLVRRPVFVDPAVALARQAQSLDAAADALSAALPLRLARDTERLQRARERLAVSGRRAVERAADRAAVTAARLNDLSPLAILGRGYALCYRADGRTVLRSSAEVGAGERVRVRLAEGVLGCVVEGSEE
- the rnd gene encoding ribonuclease D, which codes for MYVTDVGGLRELVERVRPAGIVGFDTEFLRERTYYARLCLVQVATDDVTAIVDPLALDDLAPLLEVLADPDVLKVVHAGSQDVEIFYHQAGVVPAPLFDTQLAATLAGFPSQVGYSNIVKELLSAELHKTETFTDWSRRPLSAEQVAYALDDVRYLPDVYRRLRERLEREGRLGWLEPQLKHLADPASYEVRPEEQYRRIKRLGALKPRQLGVLLKLAAWREREAMRRDVPRRWVLGDDALYEIARRAPVDERQLASIRGVGDKAAREARRGLLDAVRQGLAMPEDELPRVKRRGRPLRDVEGAVDLMAALVRLRARERSVALPQLATRKELELLAQGEGEASGLLAGWKREMIGEELVDLLEGRLRLAVRDGALVVERLERGADAG
- the xseB gene encoding exodeoxyribonuclease VII small subunit, coding for MPFGAALDELERIVSALECGELDLEESMRRYERGVALLRALQTRLADAQQRVTTLIGELEPEDAAEADRAE
- a CDS encoding histidine triad nucleotide-binding protein codes for the protein MEGCVFCMIVGGEIPSRKVYEDDRVYAFDDITPQAPIHVLIVPKEHHSDLADDVSVELMGRIFSSVPEIARIKGLDDAGYRVVVNNGEDAGQTVGHLHVHVLGGRRMSHGMVEFAGE
- a CDS encoding NINE protein is translated as MVAGVLGILLGGLGVHKFYLGYTTEGLIMAVVWLLGWLTAGLVSFAVSIVGLIEGIIYLTKTDQDFHDTYVANKKAWF
- a CDS encoding zinc metallopeptidase, whose translation is MFIFDSSYLLIIIAAMVLGGLTQAFINSSYRRFSRVPVATGQTGAEVAREMLDGAGLHHVGIEMVPGRLTDHYDPRSKVLRLSRDVYMGRSVAAAGVASHEAGHAVQHAHAFAAASLRQALVPTAQLGSTVAPWLIFGGFFMRAGGLITIGVALFAAAVLFQLVTLPVEFDASRRAMASLATGNRLPGEQVSGARRVLTAAALTYVAAALIAVMQLVYFLGLSRRS
- a CDS encoding diacylglycerol kinase, with protein sequence MRILVVQNLRAGPGSAGIYDYVHALGRQGVEVVMRFLSEDDGAGTLLADAGRFDRIVAGGGDGTVSAVAYELRETGTPLVIYPAGTANLVAMNLRMPADPLALARTTLEGPVVKVDMGEMACAGLEGGVCRPTGFLMAAGAGFDASIMEGARSLKAGLGAGAYLVAALQNLTPTVSAFTLDLDGRVIETEGIAVLILNFARIQFDLAVTHDSDAQDGLFEVVVLHTKTAVGLIPAIWGALLDRLAGNHPDRSPSFEIHAARRMRVTADPPLPVQYDGEAIRATTPLDAVVLPAAATLVVPPGAADEAGRLSPA
- a CDS encoding diguanylate cyclase, which codes for MPRRPIEQSEAPDPAALTERRIRLSLLLGAGAVALALTATFVLFQWRTEQLLRGAVPLSPLEVEQAVASGRRLTALALAGSLVTLLFVLYLIITRLLEAVLRAERRLVQLATHDALTGLVNRRVALQRLHEELLRSDRERRSLAVLMVDLDRFKDVNDSLGHAVGDATLVAAGYALSSEAREYDVVARLGGEEFLVLLPGTDSQVARGVAERMRRRVAEMTSAAVPELAEAVTASVGVAVHVPGDTEEADGVLARADRAMYAAKRRGRDCVMVA
- a CDS encoding GNAT family N-acetyltransferase, with the protein product MTARIIEAHSGPALHAVRALFTEYADWLGFSLDFQGFEDELARLPGEYRPPRGRLLLARADGSGVGCVALRPLEDRSCEMKRLYVAPSARGRGIGRLLVQRVVSLAEEIGYDHMMLDTLSARMPAAIALYESVGFERVAAYRHNPFEDAVYLRLRLT
- a CDS encoding YncE family protein translates to MRCSRLGRALLGSLVIAAIVAVSPAVLGAESVVATVPVGINPTAVATNPMTHKAYVANYYGDSVSVIDGVSQSVVATIPMPMTFLAVPNAILVDFLAASPTAYVANFWSDKLAIIDEASLTVTKTVDLAGVHASGPRALALNPSSSPAKLYVANYGADTVGVHDAATGELVKEIPVGQRPRALAVFASAERERVYVANRLGDSVTVIDGKTDEVVATVATGEAPKNIAVHPSTGTAYVTNEAAHTVSVIDDSDSVVANVSVGQRPVGLAVDPSAGRVFVANHSSDSVSVIDTATNGVVETLAVGAGPWQVALDAVTGKAFVTCYTSNQLAIIDGSLSVSLLDVGTQPFGVAIDAAFDPPKEYVTNWGDWTVSIIGGSASAMGGAPLLPRAHAAEAVQPVEVTIDEVAQTPSGYSVSGTASDLRAPYVSNVVAVFVKLDGAEEWMRAAIVEGAATPSVTWRAAVGGADPTGRLLQVAVVDQASAAVNCGEVGAASTSGLFGALVSLPVAPSVDDEAPAVSAPEVEPAKVKAGRDLTVRATADDTALGDSAIASMSYRVDDGAWQPMLAEDGAFDSPSETAIATAAALLPAGYHTVTVSATDAAGNTAVSAPTAFRVVGNLPKAQKLER